The region catttattGGGGCTtaagggaggaggagggtgaaGGTGGTTGATCAAGTCTTGTGCACTGTCTTATACACTATGTGCTCTTAAAATAAACTGTATATTAAGCATTCAGCCTTGTGGTGTACTATTAAGAGTAAaatttttaggggttttttgttttcctccctgcaACTTGTTtggaaaaccaaaatccaacaatccctcttcctccccccatttATTCATTAGATGTCATTTTTACACTATGAAGATGGTGTACTGGATCCAAGTTCCATCATACCTTTAATCGATGGAGGGACAGAAGGTTTTAAAGGAAATGTTCGTGTGATTATTCCTGGTATGACAGCCTGTGTTGAATGCACCCTTGAGCTTTACCCACCACAGGTAATTGCAACCAGTGATGCTCCCTTTCTTTATATTCCTCTGATTAGCTGATTTCTTTTCCTAGCACTGTACATAATGTATTACACactttttcctggttttcctccCCTGCCCACACCAGGTCAATTTTCCCATGTGTACAATTGCGTCTATGCCCAGGCTACCAGAGCACTGTATTGAGTATGTCAGGATATTGCAGTGGCCCAAGGAGCAACCTTTTGGAGGTAATGAGTATATTGCACTGGTGCTAAACtgacatttctctttttaactGATTTGTTTTGAGTTAGGTATACACAGCTACTTTTAATAGAACAATCCTACCTTATAACCTTAGATAGCTCGTTGTAGTCAGTCTGAGGCTCCTCTGAGCTGGTGATGGATTTTCTCTGCTCAGACTTGCTTTCAAGTTCCACATTTGTTCATGTGTTTCTCTCTGTCATACTGCACAATGACTTTCCTGATTCAAAATGTAACTTCTAACAGCTCTATAAATCTGCAAAGATAGTTTGTGTATAGAATGTGTTAGAATTTACAATGTTCATGGAAACAGTATTTGTTTAAAGTATCAAGTTTTAATAGCTTAATGGGGTATTCATTTTAAATACCTTaatgaaaggtatttttttaGACAAAAAGCACATTTCTGAAGAATTCTTGTGACTAACTTACTTACAAATTCTTAACTCTACTGTAGAAGGAGTTGTGTTGGATGGAGATGACCCTGAACATATCCAGTGGATTTACCAGAAGTCATTAGAAAGAGCAtcacaatttaaaattaaaggtGTCACATACAGACTTACCCAAGGTAAGGGTATGGCATTTCACTGAGTTTATGGCTTTTGCAATTAGTCTGGATTAGCATTCTTTGTGTTTGTTATGACTAAGttggcagctctgctgagaaagaaatagttcttttctcccttaacatcttaaaacagaaacaagcagcTTGTTTCCTGTACCAGCACAAACATTTTTATGATGAATCAGATGTTTGTGATGAATCAGAGGAACTTAATTGGGACAAAACTGAACattctttttgccattttatttttagcctggagcagctccatggTTTACATTACACTGTGACCACTTTTGCTGGGTCAAAGAGTAGGAGAATGAGATTGGTTCTTTTAGCAAGAACAGCATTTTATGCCAGCTAAGACTATAGCTATAACTATGCTGGTTAAGGCTATAGCATCCATTCTTCACTGCTGTGCATGCCTCTGTTCAGTTGCAGATGCAGAATGTTACCACTCATTGAGCATTTTAAACACTAACCAAATAGAAGTGGAGAGTCTCATACAGCATCTCCGGAATTTGTAATAACTTCTGTTTGTTGGCTTGCAGTACTGAGAATACATTTGAAATGCTGAGCTTGAAATGCCACACTTGAACCTCAGTGTGTGCCTTTCTATCAAGTGTATTGCAGATAGTCATTGTCTTCGCAGCAAGATACTGGCTTCTCGAGTAGTATTTTTTGGTACAGATAAATGTGAACTCCAGTTATTAAATATAATGTGCATGCACATGGCAGCATGGTCTTCAGCGTTTGAAGGTGGCTTAATTATAAAgtacagagaagaaagaaggcaaagatAAAAGCTTTATGCATGTTTTCTCAGGTATGGAGGGGACAAGTCAATAATAAGAAGCCAGAGGAACTTCAGATTACTTAGgaatttgctgtgttttcccagGCCTGAGAAAGAGTGTACCTCCTTGTTCCTGGTGTACAAACTTGTATGCATAAGAAATCTTGCTTCATATTGGTGTATGGCTGTTTAGCTGGATGGAAGAAGAGTTGGCTGCAGATGCCAGTACAGTGTGGCAAGCCTGTTCTTGCAGAAGGAATTCCAAACTCAAAtatctttccttcctgcattTTTCCAGTTAAGCAAGACTAGAACTgggtttgaaattaattttcagtggTAAATACAGAATACTTGGTTTCAGAATTAGTTTATTAGTTCTCTTTATGCAATACCTTATTTTTCTCAATGTGTTTGATCCATTCCTAAAATAAAGAAACGCCCAAATACTTGAGCAACATGCCATCATACCTTACTGTTACAGAAGCTCCTGGAATGCTTAAAGTACTTTTGGGTACACCCTTCTATAATTATTCTGGCTAAAAAGCCGTATCTCATTTGTCTCTCTCTCCTTGGAAAAGACAAAGctgtatgttttgttttcacagggGTGGTTAAACGAATTATTCCAGCAGTAGCTTCTACAAATGCAGTAATTGCAGGTACGCTACAAGAACTCATTTCACTTCTGCTTTACACACGTTAGAGTTTTGTAAGGCAACAGTTTGGAATTGGGAACTTTAATGAGTTTGATTTATTCTTACGgtctcatttctgttttccacagaGTATGTGACTATAAATTTTAAACTTGTGTATGACTCTGGGAGTGATCAAAAGCATTTAAGAATGGGGAAAAACTCCACAGTAGATCAGCTTAATGCTCAATCTGTGGTATTAACGCATAGAACTACCAGCTACCTTcagatgtttatttttctctttacaaaTTGTTGTACTTAGATTTACTTCTTGTCACTTTTGGCACATCTCTGTGCACTGATGTCTCTGTATGTTCTGAGCTAGAATGAAgaaacttgtttttttcctcattgcaGCTGTTTGCGCCACTGAAGTTTTTAAAATAGCCACAAGGTATTTCATTTCTTATTACTAACTTTCATGATTTCTGACATAATGGCACGTACGAACACAAACATATTTGTCATTACAGTGCATACATTCCTCTTAACAACTACTTGGTGTTTAATGATGTGGATGgattatacacacacacatttgaaGCTGAGAGGAAGGTTAGTGCTGTTAAAGTCTTGCAGGGTTGTTTCCTTGACTTTGACCTTTATTGAATTTAGACACTTTGTGTCTATTTCTGAAACCCAGTATTGAACCTCTTCACCCCAGCACTGCATAATTGTATTTCTGaggttttgaaagcagaatCTACAGTGTTACTTGTCTGCTACTTCTCCAGAGCATTGTTTTCAGTTTGTAGGAATTTCTATTCTGTTAAATTTTCTGTGGTTCTGGGGTCTAAGAGTAATGACAGTGGTGGTCTGTCCATGCAGAGTAGCAGGGCTGTTTACCTGCAGATGAACAGATATTTAATTTGGTATCCTGATAATGAAATCTTTTCTTCTATGCATCAGTTTACCAAAAACTATTACATGGTGtatgtaataaatatttaacttctgCATGTTTAGCCAAAGTTTCTTAATATTTGGAAAAGTAGCTTCTGGTATAGGGAGGCTCTTCAAACAGCTGTTTCTGGTGTCTGCTGGTGCAACATTAGAGTATCaactgtttctgctgtgctaCCTGCTGTATTACCTGCAGAAGAAACAATACTTGACTTTACTGAAAGTGAATCCTGAAGACTTCCCCTGTCATATGGGAAATATGGTTTACAAAATAAGGTAGACAATTTTAATAAGTCTCATAAGTAAATCTTCCCCAAAAGAGGTTGTGAAAGCAATTGATTTGTAAGTTTGCAGTATTAAATTTTATGTCAGATGAAATTTATAGCTCATAAATACTTTGTTGCTGTTGGGAGCCAGTCAAAAAGTGACAGACCTCATGAGGAACTGGGTTTTGTCACTAATACTTGCAGCAGTATTAATATATCTAGAgataaaaccccacaaacacacaaatagTTTTGAGACCTTACTAGCAGCATTTTTTAAACACTAATGTAACATGCATTCCTGTGCAGGAGAACTGTCCAGCTTGCAGCCAACTTCCCCAAAACATAGAGATTTCCCCATCAGCTAAACTGCAGGAGATCTTGGATTACTTGACAAACAATGCTTCATTGTAAGTGTGCAGCtattataatttatttgatAATTTTTGTAGTTCAGTGTTTCAAGAAAGCACtttctaaatgtatttttacctgattgtctgttttttctttaaaatgttttatatatagGCAAATGAAATCTCCTGCAATCACAGCAACTATGTATGGgggaaataaaacactttaCTTACAGGTAACCTGAATATACATAATTATCTTTAATAATCTTTATTTAGTTAAATTTACTTTCCTGaatttgaaaggaaatgttttgacTTGTCTTTACTTGTTTTACTTCAGACAGTAGCTTCAATTGAAGAACGTACAAGGCCAAATCTTTCCAAGACACTAAAAGGTATCTTACACTTGTCATGTGTAGATTTTCATGATACTGCTCTAAACAGAGAGTCAGTTTTATCCCTCACTGTGGCATGTTTAACTTGATTTTGCACTATACTATGGCAtgtttaacttttattttgcaCTGTACTATGACATGTTTAACTTTCTTTGCACTATACACTAGAACATGCTTCATTATCCTTGTATGTACAATACATTTTTCTCAGTTTGCTCAGGGCTGAGCTTCGAATTGCTTAAATGTGAAACATGGGCagatacagagaaaaacattgCAACAAAGTTGAACTGATGTAAATGAAACACACTTCAGCagtgttttattatttcttgaCAAGGTGTGTTGGTTTTCTGGTTGAATTAGGTGAATATTGGTTTAGCTAGTGAAGTGTTTGCAGCTTCAGTTCATCGTACTCACGGTTTATGGGAATggcattcataacttccttttaatttaaaagaaagacaagTCACATGGGTTTGCTGTacttaaacttcttttttctgtttcagaactgGGGCTTGTGGATGGCCAGGAACTTGCAGTTGCTGATGTTACTACACCACAGACTATGTTGTTCAAGCTTCACTTTACCACTTAATTTATTCATAAGTAAACTGCATATACAGTGAGAGAAATCTGCACCCACCTTGTAAAATAAATGTGCCCTGTGGGTGCTAAAGCAGCCTGAATTGTTCCTGTTAGTACTAGCATTGTTGGAGGTTAGGGAATGCAAATGAATCACCATGTTTCAGAATTGTACGCAGAAGCCAATATTTGGTGGATTATATTTGTATAAATGCTTATTAATGTACAGAACTCTGATGTATAGGAATATAGTTTTTTCCAGTTTTCGTTGTCAAAATCTTAGT is a window of Lathamus discolor isolate bLatDis1 chromosome 7, bLatDis1.hap1, whole genome shotgun sequence DNA encoding:
- the UBA3 gene encoding NEDD8-activating enzyme E1 catalytic subunit isoform X3, with translation MAVDGGCGDTGDWEGRWNHVRKFLERSGPFTHPDFEPGTQALDFLLNTCKVLVIGAGGLGCELLKNLALSGFRHIHVIDMDTIDVSNLNRQFLFRPKDVGRPKAEVAAEFLNNRIPNCAVVAYFKKIQDMDESFYRQFHIIVCGLDSIIARRWINGMLMSFLHYEDGVLDPSSIIPLIDGGTEGFKGNVRVIIPGMTACVECTLELYPPQVNFPMCTIASMPRLPEHCIEYVRILQWPKEQPFGEGVVLDGDDPEHIQWIYQKSLERASQFKIKGVTYRLTQGVVKRIIPAVASTNAVIAAVCATEVFKIATSAYIPLNNYLVFNDVDGLYTHTFEAERKENCPACSQLPQNIEISPSAKLQEILDYLTNNASLQMKSPAITATMYGGNKTLYLQTVASIEERTRPNLSKTLKELGLVDGQELAVADVTTPQTMLFKLHFTT
- the UBA3 gene encoding NEDD8-activating enzyme E1 catalytic subunit isoform X2 gives rise to the protein MADSEEPMAVDGGCGDTGDWEGRWNHVRKFLERSGPFTHPDFEPGTQALDFLLNTCKVLVIGAGGLGCELLKNLALSGFRHIHVIDMDTIDVSNLNRQFLFRPKDVGRPKAEVAAEFLNNRIPNCAVVAYFKKIQDMDESFYRQFHIIVCGLDSIIARRWINGMLMSFLHYEDGVLDPSSIIPLIDGGTEGFKGNVRVIIPGMTACVECTLELYPPQVNFPMCTIASMPRLPEHCIEYVRILQWPKEQPFGEGVVLDGDDPEHIQWIYQKSLERASQFKIKGVTYRLTQGVVKRIIPAVASTNAVIAAVCATEVFKIATSAYIPLNNYLVFNDVDGLYTHTFEAERKENCPACSQLPQNIEISPSAKLQEILDYLTNNASLQMKSPAITATMYGGNKTLYLQTVASIEERTRPNLSKTLKELGLVDGQELAVADVTTPQTMLFKLHFTT
- the UBA3 gene encoding NEDD8-activating enzyme E1 catalytic subunit isoform X1, whose product is MADSEEPEKKRRRLEELLADGMAVDGGCGDTGDWEGRWNHVRKFLERSGPFTHPDFEPGTQALDFLLNTCKVLVIGAGGLGCELLKNLALSGFRHIHVIDMDTIDVSNLNRQFLFRPKDVGRPKAEVAAEFLNNRIPNCAVVAYFKKIQDMDESFYRQFHIIVCGLDSIIARRWINGMLMSFLHYEDGVLDPSSIIPLIDGGTEGFKGNVRVIIPGMTACVECTLELYPPQVNFPMCTIASMPRLPEHCIEYVRILQWPKEQPFGEGVVLDGDDPEHIQWIYQKSLERASQFKIKGVTYRLTQGVVKRIIPAVASTNAVIAAVCATEVFKIATSAYIPLNNYLVFNDVDGLYTHTFEAERKENCPACSQLPQNIEISPSAKLQEILDYLTNNASLQMKSPAITATMYGGNKTLYLQTVASIEERTRPNLSKTLKELGLVDGQELAVADVTTPQTMLFKLHFTT